Proteins encoded by one window of Culicoides brevitarsis isolate CSIRO-B50_1 chromosome 2, AGI_CSIRO_Cbre_v1, whole genome shotgun sequence:
- the LOC134829233 gene encoding glutamate receptor 1-like produces MNPKSVINIVVPVLMLCLGPQTKAQVPLEKISIGAIFEQGTTLEQSIFRHALWTYNHNGTNRRFDLQAGVDVINTADAFKLSRLICNQFSRGVFAILGAISPESFVTLHSYSNTFQMPFLSSWYPEKVLTPSSGVLDFAISMRPDYSGAIVDLIKHYGWKKVIFIYDTHDGLLRLQQIYQNMTPGNEFFHIDAVKRITTATEAINYLHQVEAADRWGQKYVVLDCLADTAKNIIIEHVRNVQLGKRTYHYLLSGLIMDTDWETNVIEFSAVNITGFRIIDESRSFTKHFMDTWRKHEAVVSSSSVAGGGNTPKRAITAQAALIYDSVFVLVEAFNKILKKKSDQFKAYTVRKTSGNGLPVNVSKGLDCNPASAGGMQVWEHGDKISRYIRKIEIEGLTGNISFNEQGKRTNFSLSVVEMNLASEIVKIGDWSDSHGLELAPKTPKLSAKQAIERNRTFIVTTIIEEPYIMLREPEKGKVLEGNERFEGYCKDLADIISERLEINYEIRLVKDNSYGSENAKGEWDGMVGELIRKEADIAIAPMTITSERERVIDFSKPFMSLGISIMIKKPVKQNPGVFSFLNPLSKEIWICVIFSYIGVSVVLYIVSRFSPQEWRLLTDERNPHNNGQHTTTMFSSNTVVNDFSFYNAFWFSLTSFMQQGCDISPRSLSGRIVGSVWWFFTLILISSYTANLAAFLTVERMVTKINSAEDLASQTEVEYGTMLHGSTYEFFRKSHIELYQRMWNFMKSKQNVFVNTYDEGIKRVRQSKGKYALLIESPKNDYINERQPCDTMKVGRNLDSKGFGIGTPSGSPLRDAINLAVLKLKEDGTLTKLSNKWWYDRTECLDKHEDTQRNELTLSNVAGIFYILIGGLLLALSVALTEFCCRSEKGNPAGMTGGGGGKTPKHPDISIPRTLEKTGLSDFEAPRLGYYTPNPLPDIDPSHGNTPHTQL; encoded by the exons gtgcaattttcgaacaaggCACGACATTGGAACAATCAATCTTTCGGCATGCACTCTGGACTTACAATCATAATGGAACTAATCGACGCTTCGACTTGCAAGCGGGCGTCGACGTGATCAATACAGCCGACGCATTCAAGCTATCCCGGCTCA TTTGTAATCAGTTTTCTCGAGGTGTTTTTGCGATACTCGGTGCAATTTCGCCAGAATCATTTGTAACGCTACATTCCTACAGCAATACGTTTCAAATGCCGTTCCTAAGTAGTTGGTACCCAGAAAAG GTTTTGACGCCGTCATCTGGCGTATTGGACTTTGCAATAAGCATGCGACCAGACTATTCGGGTGCGATTGTCGATCTTATTAAACATTATGGATGGAAAAAGGTCATCTTTATCTACGACACACATGATG GTTTACTGCGACTCCAGCAAATCTACCAAAATATGACGCCCGGCAACGAATTCTTCCACATTGATGCCGTTAAACGAATAACGACAGCTACAGAAGCAATTAATTATCTTCATCAAGTTGAGGCAGCAGATAGATGGGGACAAAAATATGTAGTATTAGATTGCTTAGCTGATACAgcgaaaaatatcattatagAACATGTGCGGAATGTGCAGCTTGGCAAACGAACATACCACTATCTGCTTAGCGGTTTG ATTATGGATACGGATTGGGAAACGAatgtaattgaattttccgCTGTAAATATTACCGGTTTTCGCATTATTGATGAGAGCAGAAGTTTCACCAAGCATTTCATGGATACCTGGAGGAAGCACGAAGCTGTTGTCTCATCCTCCTCCGTCGCAGGCGGCGGCAACACTCCCAAACGGGCAATTACG GCACAGGCAGCTTTAATCTACGACTCGGTGTTCGTTCTCGTGGAGGCTTTTAACAAAATCCTCAAGAAAAAGTCGGATCAGTTCAAGGCGTACACGGTGCGGAAAACGAGCGGCAATGGCTTACCGGTAAACGTTAGCAAAGGGCTCGATTGTAATCCAGCGAGCGCTGGAGGCATGCAAGTGTGGGAACATGGCGACAAAATTTCACGTTACATACGAAAA ATTGAAATCGAGGGTTTGACAGGCAACATTAGTTTCAATGAGCAAGGGAAACGGACAAATTTCTCGTTGTCTGTCGTCGAGATGAATCTCGCAAGTGAAATTGTCAAGATTGGCGACTGGTCGGATTCGCATGGCTTGGAACTGGCACCGAAAACGCCAAAACTCTCCGCAAAGCAGGCAATCGAGCGAAATCGCACATTTATCGTCACGACAATTATCGAGGAGCCGTATATCATGTTGCGCGAGCCggaaaaaggaaaagttttggAAGGCAATGAACGGTTCGAGGGATATTGCAAGGATTTGGCCGACATCATATCCGAGCGTTTGGAAATTAATT ATGAAATACGTCTTGTCAAGGATAACAGTTACGGGTCTGAGAATGCCAAAGGTGAATGGGACGGCATGGTGGGCGAACTCATCCGAAAA GAAGCTGACATCGCAATTGCTCCCATGACAATTACGAGTGAACGCGAACGTGTCATTGACTTTAGCAAGCCATTCATGTCACTTGGCATCTCCATCATGATCAAGAAGCCCGTCAAGCAAAATCCGGGCGTTTTTAGTTTCCTCAATCCGCTGTCGAAGGAAATTTGG ATTTGCGTCATCTTCAGTTACATTGGCGTGAGTGTGGTGTTGTATATCGTTTCGAGATTCTCACCGCAAGAATGGCGATTATTGACTG ATGAACGGAATCCGCATAATAATGGACAGCATACCACGACAATGTTCTCCTCAAATACCGTGGTTAACGATTTCAGCTTCTACAACGCCTTTTGGTTCTCCTTGACGTCCTTCATGCAACAGGGTTGTGATATATCGCCGAGATCGTTGTCGG GTCGCATCGTCGGTTCAGTCTGGTGGTTCTTTACTTTGATCCTCATCTCATCGTACACTGCCAACTTGGCGGCTTTTCTCACGG TCGAACGGATGGTAACGAAAATCAACTCGGCCgaag ACTTGGCATCGCAAACGGAAGTTGA aTATGGAACTATGCTGCACGGATCAACATATGAATTTTTCAGG AAATCGCACATTGAATTGTACCAACGGATgtggaattttatgaaatcaaaacaaaatgtcTTCGTTAATACGTATGACGAAG GCATTAAACGTGTGCGACAGTCAAAGGGAAAGTACGCACTCCTGATTGAGTCACCAAAGAACGACTACATTAATGAGAGACAACCGTGCGACACGATGAAAGTGGGACGGAATCTCGACTCAAAGG GCTTCGGCATCGGAACGCCATCGGGCTCGCCGCTGAGAGACGCCATTAATTTGGCTGTGCTAAAGTTGAAGGAGGACGGAACACTTACGAAACTGTCAAATAAATG GTGGTACGATCGCACGGAATGTCTGGATAAGCACGAGGATACGCAACGCAACGAACTGACATTGAGCAATGTCGCCGGGATCTTTTACATTCTCATCGGCGGCTTGCTCCTCGCTCTCAGTGTCGCTCTCACCGAATTCTGTTGTCGCTCCGAGAAGGGCAATCCCGCGGGAATGACAGGAGGCGGCGGGGGTAAAACCCCCAAACATCCAGATATCTCCATTCCACGAACGCTGGAGAAAACTGGCTTGAGTGACTTTGAAGCGCCGCGACTCGGG TACTATACCCCGAATCCCCTACCCGACATCGATCCAAGTCACGGCAATACGCCGCACACACAACTATGA